The Drosophila suzukii chromosome X, CBGP_Dsuzu_IsoJpt1.0, whole genome shotgun sequence DNA window AGCCGAAACAAAGTGATCATGTGGGACCACACATCAAGTTTTAAATTTAGGTGGTCTTTGTGTATCAAATATGAATATCAAATGGTCTGCTCACAAAAGGTCTAAACTATTTACTAAAAGTGTATAACAAAAAGCAAAGCTGGGCATTGACTATGCTTCTGCTCTTTGAGTCTTGAGTAATTGAGCGAAATACTTCAATACAGGTAGAGATGGAACACAGATTAGTTGCCGATTAGATTGCAATTAGATGGGATTAAAGATCCTAAAGGATCCTTAGTTAATAGGCCGAGTAAGCCTAGAAGTCTCCGCTGTCCTCGTTCTCTTTCTCGTCCCCGTAATCGTCGTCATcctcgttctcctcgccggAAGGAGGTTGCACACGGAGCTGGGGGATCGGACGATTCCTCGGGTGGTTCTTGCTGCCAATGCTGGGCCTGCCCGCGGTCTTCCCGCGGCGCACCGAGTACTCCAGCACTCGCACCTTCTTCAGTGGCGACTTCAGCAGCTTCTGGCCATTCACTCCTAGGCCTGGCCCCGAATTGATGCACTCCACCGAGGTTATTAGATTTCGATTGGGCACTGCCGCCACCATATTCTTGCTGTCGTTGGGATGGCGCCTCTTCTGCACATTCTCTGTGCTCTTGGCGGCAGCGCTCGTCTGGCCATTCACTCCCAGCACTGGCTCCGAACTGACGCACTCCAGTGAGATTATTAGATTTCGCTTGGCCGCTGCCGCCGGCTGAGGATTGTTTCTGCCTTCGTTGGGATGCCGCCTCTTCTGCAGATTCCCCGTGCTCTTGGCGGCGGTGCTGGCGTTCACCTTGGACGGGGTCTTCTTCAATGATGACGAGGATCCGTGTTTGCCCCGGTTGCCTTTCAGTGTATTTGGCGTAAGAGGCACTACTGGCGGCTTCATTTTGCTGGTCGTGTTAACCACTACGTCTTTTTTTTGGGCAGACGGTTGCTTCTTCGACTGACGGTGCTGCTCCCAGTCCGCCGACATGCTCTCCAGTATATCCACACCGTTCACCAGGAACGGCGTGTTGTTGTGGCTCATGTAGGCCGTCACTAGCTCTGTGATTTGCTGATCGATTTTGGGCAGTCGGGACGCCAAGGCCTTGCGTTCCTTCTCCTCCTTGAGCAGTTGTCCGCCACGATTGTTGAAGCGATTCGGATCGTTGGCCTTGGCCTCCAGTGCCTCCAGGCGTGACCAAAGCAGCGCACGATTGGCATACAGTTCGAAGATTTTCCTGTTACTGTTGTAGAACTCCTTAAGGTGGTCCAACTCCATTTCGTGCAGCTCTAGAACTTCTTCGCTAGGGTTATCACAGTAGTAGCCGGTGAAGCGCCTGCGCTCCTGTGGGCTCTTGAGCGTGAAATTCCACCACTCATGGATCTCGACGCGTAGCTGCTCGATGAAGGTCTTGAGGTTCTGGCGCCGCAGTGCCTGGCAGCGTTCCAGCTCCTCACGCAGGATGTCGAAGGTGCGCTGGTCGTAGGACGTGGATTTGCGCACGCGACCCATGGCATATTCGTCCGTCAGCTTAAGTCGCTGCCAGAGGAGTTCGATCTTTGCGCGCATCTCGTCGATGCGCTCGTGCAGCTCCGACACCTGCACGGCGTACTCTGTTTGCATGTCTTGCAGCAGTTCATAAAATTGGGGTCTGATATCATGACACTCCGGGCTAAGAAGTCGCTTTTCGGTGTCCGTATGGGCATAAATTTCGAGTGTTTTCATGTTGTGTCTGATGTTCTTGCGCATCAGGTCCATCTGCTTGAGGCGCAGCTCTTTCAGATCGCGCAGCTGCTGCAGGTGAGACCGAAAGGCGTCCAGCTCGTCGGGCAAGTCGCTTGCCAGTGGAAATGGCAGTTCGCCCAGCTCCTCGCAGAGCTGTTCCTGCTGGTCAAGCAGCTTATTAATCTCAGTCCTTCGCTCGACCAGCTCCTCACGCAGATGCTCGATTGTCTTGTCCAGCTTCAGTTGCCAGATGACCAGCGGCATGTCGTCCGGACGCTCGCCCACGTCCACCGACTTGTGGAGCAGCCGCATCAGAGTGGCGGCCTCCTTTTGCAGTCCGTCTATCTCGCTGTTGATGCCCTGCTCCTTCTCGCGCGATTCCTTGAGGAGATCCTTGTAGAAGCTGCTCGCGTGATCCATCAAACGGATGAGGCAATCCTCGCAGGTTTGCGGCTCGAACATGCGGGACCAAAGCTGGTGCAGGTCGTCCACATGCTCGACCGTCATCGCCAGGATCTTCGCCTTGTGCTCGGTGAAAATCATTGTCTATGGTTCTGCGGCTTTCATAAAGTGCGTGTTCAAATAAGTagaattatttaaataattcgAATTAGAAAAATGGACGCCAAGTGACTTGCTGCTAAACCGGTAAACTTCAAACTGTACATAAATCCGGTCATTTCGCACACTGACAGTAAAGTGTTGTGAAACGGATGCCGGTGCTGCCATATCTCCAGCTCTTGAACTAAACTATATGGGGATTCTGATATCATTCTTGTTAGAACAAGACCAACTCAAATGAAAATGTTCGGTTCTTTTAACAAATGTtctgatttaataaaaaaaatataaattttggAGGATCCACAGAAATCACTCTAGCGCAAAAGTCttgtaaaatttatttttaagtctTAAACATAATTATAGTTTATCGTTAGGATgagaaaattatttttaaaaaacgaCAAACTATGAAACATAATCTGCTTTTAGTAACTTATCTGTATTAAAtgatttaacatttttaatttgtttgatTTGTATTAATAAGTCAAAATAAGCGATGTCATCGATATTTTTAACTGTCTGGCAGCACCGCCTCACCGATAGTCTCTCTCACAAACATCGATTTTAGTGTCAGCTCTAATACGGATTGCATCCCTCGAAAAATTTACACAAACTGCGTGTGAAAAGGCCCTAGTTTTTGCATACCTTTCGGGTATCTATTTATCGACTGCAAAAAACGCGCGCGTTACGGTTCTGAGTGCGTTAACTGCCCGAGGATCGGCAGAATGTGGTAAAGAGGCGCGCAGCCAGTGGACCAACGCTGTTCTACTTCTCTAaataacacacacacacgcgcgcGCCGCCGAGTGTCAACAGCTGCCCTGGCAAAAAAATGTCGGACATTAAGTAAGTGGATGCGAAAAAGTGGGTGACATCGAATCGTCGAGGGGCTCCAAGGACTTATCCTGCGATCAGTGGTCGTGGAAGGGGGGTCTCGCAAAACCCCCAGCCAAAAGCAGTGGCGGGGGAGGTCTGCATGTGTATAACATTTTCTGGCTGCCTGCAGCagtctgtgtgtgtgggtggaTGTGCGTGTGAGTGAATGCCCCCGgctgtgtgtgtatgtgtgggtgctttttttcttttttcaatGGAACCTCGAAGGAGAAAAGTCTCATTTCACCTTGGTTTTTCGCCTTTCTCATTTCTCATCTCTCCACTCTCCACCAATCTCCCCCCGCAGCGATGACCTGCTCAACTACGAGCTAGGCGACGACATCGATGACCAGGCCTTGCTCGGCGCCGACGAGGATGAGTTGCTACTCTCGGACGAAGGTTAGTACCAGTACTCCCACTCCATCTCCTCACCCAGCTGATCTTGGTCTAAAAACCTCCTCCCCCGCACTTTACAGAGCTCGAAAAGGATGTCACCAGCGAGGTGAAGCAGCAGATGCGCGCCGAGGCCGAGGAATGGGCCCAGGAGCAGATTCGCCAGCACGAGCGCAAGCACAAGGAGCAATTGCaggcaggagcagcagcagccgctgTGGCAGTCACAGCTACAGCTGCAGCCACAGCTTCGGGAGTCCAGAGAGCAGAGGTGGCGCCGGCAAGGACTTACCCAGAGCCCACGATCCCAGTTCCTGCCCCAGTTCAtactcctgctgctgctgctgctgctgttgcctCACCGGCGGCAGTTAACCCGCCCAGCGGCACAGTAGAGAAACAACCTAAGGAAATCCACGCTGTGGCAGCAGAGCCAGCGGATGACTTGGTGGCAGTCACTCAGAAGGAACCGCCAGTGCAGCAAGCCAACGAAGTGGCTCCACCCGCTGATTGCGCCGAGTTGGAAGCTCGCCCCAACAATGGCAACGGCGAAGAGGCGGCAGAGAATGCAGGCAGCCAGAGCGAAAGTGAGCTAGGACTTGGCCTCAGTTCGCTACTGGCCTCCTCCCAGGAGAGCCTGCCCAGTGCCGTCAGCTCAGCCTCACTGATTTCAGAGCTGCCCGATCCGCGCGAGGACGACGAAGAGCGCGAGGAGCGCACCAATTACAAGACGGCCAGCGAGCGGGCCGACAGCAGTATGAGACAACAACTGGAACACGCACACATGTCGCCCTACCAGCATCAGCAGCGGCGACACCACGGCCATGGAGGTGCGTTTTAGCCTCCTTAAATCCTAAACTCTGTCCTAATGTCTTCTCTTTAATCTATAATTGCAGACAAACCTCGTGTCGGCGGCGGTGGACGTTTTATGCatggccagcagcagcagcagaatcAAATGGGCAAGCCGCCGCGCGGTATCGGAACTCGCCACCACCTGCTACGTAACCCCTCGCCAATGTTTGGCGTTCAGCAGCAACGCATGGGCATGGCCGGAATGCAGCCGCCGCCACAGCGATATGGCATGCCGGGTAATGCTCCACAACCACAGCACCTGGCTCTGATGAGCACGCCAGTGGGTGCTGCTTCCTCCGCCGCCTGCCTCCTCCCACTAACCGTTCCCGTCTCCCCACTCACCCTGTCAATACCACAAGCCCATCCAAGTCATCAAGCccatcagcagcaacagcaaacaCTGAACAATCCGACATTCATTCCAATTCCAGGCCAGTACCCGCCAACTCAGCCACCCAACCAGTCATCACAACAAGCACCGACCAACACACAACAGCCACACAGCGCTCCCGCCTCTCCCCTCCACACTCCCACGCATTCGCACATGATGCACCACAGTCACAATCCGAACGGTGGCGTCCCGCCCCACCTGCTGACGCATCCGCACGAGCAGGTGCGTGTGGGTTTGCTGCAGCCACCGCCGCTGGCGTATGCCCCTAATCCCGGTGGCTATCGCAATGGAGCGCTTCTGGGTCCGGGACCGGGGCCTGGACCGCACCAACAGCACCAGTCGCCACACCAGCAGCAGACGGGCATGCGTCCGCCGCTGTACCGTAACGCCCCGCCCTCGTATGGCTACGATCAGGGCCATCCGCCCCAGCATCCGCCGCAGTTTATGCGGCCGCACAACGGCTGGCGGCCGCAGGGCGACAATTCGCGCATGCAGCGGCCCCCTCTCCAGACTCTGCCGCTGCACATGATGCCCGGCGCCCCGCCAAACTACGCCAACGGCATGGGAATGCGAGGTCCGCCGCCCCAGCAgtcaccgcagcagcagcagcaacagccagCACCGCAGCAATCGGGGCATCCTTCGCAGCAGCCGGGTAATCCTGGACAGCCGCAGCCGCAGCCAAATGgaccaccacagcagcagcagcagggtTCTTCATCGGTTCCACGCGTGAGCAAGGTGCTCATCAATCCGAATTTCAAGGGCGGCGTTGAGGCGGCCACCAACAAGTTCATTAAGGAGACCCACTTTATGCCCGCCATCAACAGCGAGGCTGAGTTGCTGCGCCAGCAGGAAGAGTTCATCAACAAGAATCGGCAGTACTTTGAGAAGCGACGCATGGAACGTTCGCCCCCGTCGGCAGGTTCCAACTCGGGAGCCGTCGCCTCTGGCCAGGCAGGCGAGCGCAGACGCACACGCAGCCGCAGTCGCTCCCGGGGCCGCAGCTACTCACCGGTGAAGCGCATGGAAAGGGAACGCGATCGAGAGCGGGAGCGTGAAAGGGATCGGGAGAGGGAGCGGGATCGGGAGCGAGATCGTGAAAGATATGGCGCCAATCGGCCGCCAGGACCCCGAGGAGGATTCCGACGAGCATCCAGCCGGGATCGAGACGAGAATCGTGGCAGTGCGAGCGCAGCCAGTGCCCAAGGAGCGGGCGGAGTGCCAGCCAGCGGAGCGGCACCTCCCAAGCGACGGAGAAGTGGCTCAGCCGGGTCAGGCGCCGTACGCAATCCCTTCTCCGGCGAGCCACGCGGTCGACCCTCTGAATCAGGCAGCCGCAGTATGGTAAGTGATCATCCCAGTTGAAAGACATTCTCCTCAAATCGACTAATTTTATTTGTTCATTCCCCGTTGCAGCCCAGCGACGAGGACGAAGAGACCCGCAACTACCGCCTGGAGATCGAGAAGCAGAAGCAATTGCGCGAGAAGATTATGCGCGACAAGGAGCTGAAGCGTCGGCGTGCGGCTGAGGAGAAACTACACGAGGTAAGtcaattttcttttatatttgtGGGGGTTGAACAATATGAGAGATTTTACACCATTTTAATGCCCTTGCTGAATACTGACACTGAAATTAGTGAAAATGACTGTAGGGGAGATGTCTGTAGGTTGGGAAACTTTATCTCTTTGCCCTTATGAAACTTGACGTGCTGGGAACCTTTAGAAAACTTGACCTTTTAGCTTAAAAACAAACCAAATTTCTCAGAAAGTTGGCTGTCCCAACTTAAAGACCTCTACCCTACCGTCTTAAATCTGGTTTGGAAAGAAATTCGATACGAAACAACATTTGTTTTCCTATTGCAAGGGCATTTGATCCTTCGGCCATCGAAGCCAGCCTTATTGTTATGTATCTAAATTCAGCGAACCGAAACCAAGAGAACTCCACAAACAAACTAAACTTTCTAGGAGAAACGCGCCGAACAGCACAGTTCGCCAGCTCGCGACGACCAGGAGGTGGCCGCGGGACAAGGATCTGCAGTGTCGACAGCTGGAGCGCCAAAGCATCGGCCTGCCCAGCCAGCAGGCGAACGCAAGGTTATCTCGCTGAAGCGTCGCGATGACCAGGAAGCGGCCAGCGTGCGCAACAGGCAGGCACCATCGCAGTCGCAGTCCAATGCCCAGCCAACCCAAGGCCAGCAGCAGCCGGTGCGCAAGCAATTAACAGCAGCAAAGATAGCGCCAGAGGCGAAGCGCAGCATAACCGAGCACCTGGCTCCGTCATCCAagcagcatcatcatcatcagcagcaacagcagcaggtgACTGCAGCTGTGCCGGCGAGAGCGTTGGGAGGAGCGGCGGGAGCTGCGGCTGGCGGCACTCCACCGAAACCGCGGGATATGCTGCGCCTGGGCACGCCCAGCGACGATGAGGTGGAGCTGGACTACGATGTCGATGACCTGCTGCTGGACGAGGAGGATCGTTTGTTGGCCACCCCATCGCCGCCGCCGCAGCAGAAGGCAAGCAGCAAGCGATCGGCCACGCCGGAGTTGTTGGTGGTCAAGCGGAATCACAAGGTAATgcgcggcggcggcggcagcagcggcTCAACGTCGGCGACCAGCTTTAGCTCCGGCCAGCGGCGGGTGGTGCTGAAGCCCACCAGCaatggcagcagcagcagcggtgGAGATCAACAGCAGTCTTCGCATGGCGGCAGGCAGCGTGAGAGGAGGCAGCGCGAGGAGCACAACGCATTGCAGCGGAAAAGTAGCGCAGGAGGTGGAggaggcagcagcagcagttcgGGAACTGGAGGAGGCATCTTCGATCGGCTGGAGAAGCGCCAGGGAGCGTCCTCGGGAGGTGGAAGCAGCGGTGGAGGCGGCGGCGGGAGC harbors:
- the sofe gene encoding protein regulator of cytokinesis 1 codes for the protein MIFTEHKAKILAMTVEHVDDLHQLWSRMFEPQTCEDCLIRLMDHASSFYKDLLKESREKEQGINSEIDGLQKEAATLMRLLHKSVDVGERPDDMPLVIWQLKLDKTIEHLREELVERRTEINKLLDQQEQLCEELGELPFPLASDLPDELDAFRSHLQQLRDLKELRLKQMDLMRKNIRHNMKTLEIYAHTDTEKRLLSPECHDIRPQFYELLQDMQTEYAVQVSELHERIDEMRAKIELLWQRLKLTDEYAMGRVRKSTSYDQRTFDILREELERCQALRRQNLKTFIEQLRVEIHEWWNFTLKSPQERRRFTGYYCDNPSEEVLELHEMELDHLKEFYNSNRKIFELYANRALLWSRLEALEAKANDPNRFNNRGGQLLKEEKERKALASRLPKIDQQITELVTAYMSHNNTPFLVNGVDILESMSADWEQHRQSKKQPSAQKKDVVVNTTSKMKPPVVPLTPNTLKGNRGKHGSSSSLKKTPSKVNASTAAKSTGNLQKRRHPNEGRNNPQPAAAAKRNLIISLECVSSEPVLGVNGQTSAAAKSTENVQKRRHPNDSKNMVAAVPNRNLITSVECINSGPGLGVNGQKLLKSPLKKVRVLEYSVRRGKTAGRPSIGSKNHPRNRPIPQLRVQPPSGEENEDDDDYGDEKENEDSGDF
- the LOC108021787 gene encoding serine/arginine repetitive matrix protein 1 isoform X2 is translated as MSDINDDLLNYELGDDIDDQALLGADEDELLLSDEELEKDVTSEVKQQMRAEAEEWAQEQIRQHERKHKEQLQAGAAAAAVAVTATAAATASGVQRAEVAPARTYPEPTIPVPAPVHTPAAAAAAVASPAAVNPPSGTVEKQPKEIHAVAAEPADDLVAVTQKEPPVQQANEVAPPADCAELEARPNNGNGEEAAENAGSQSESELGLGLSSLLASSQESLPSAVSSASLISELPDPREDDEEREERTNYKTASERADSSMRQQLEHAHMSPYQHQQRRHHGHGDKPRVGGGGRFMHGQQQQQNQMGKPPRGIGTRHHLLRNPSPMFGVQQQRMGMAGMQPPPQRYGMPGQYPPTQPPNQSSQQAPTNTQQPHSAPASPLHTPTHSHMMHHSHNPNGGVPPHLLTHPHEQVRVGLLQPPPLAYAPNPGGYRNGALLGPGPGPGPHQQHQSPHQQQTGMRPPLYRNAPPSYGYDQGHPPQHPPQFMRPHNGWRPQGDNSRMQRPPLQTLPLHMMPGAPPNYANGMGMRGPPPQQSPQQQQQQPAPQQSGHPSQQPGNPGQPQPQPNGPPQQQQQGSSSVPRVSKVLINPNFKGGVEAATNKFIKETHFMPAINSEAELLRQQEEFINKNRQYFEKRRMERSPPSAGSNSGAVASGQAGERRRTRSRSRSRGRSYSPVKRMERERDRERERERDRERERDRERDRERYGANRPPGPRGGFRRASSRDRDENRGSASAASAQGAGGVPASGAAPPKRRRSGSAGSGAVRNPFSGEPRGRPSESGSRSMPSDEDEETRNYRLEIEKQKQLREKIMRDKELKRRRAAEEKLHEEKRAEQHSSPARDDQEVAAGQGSAVSTAGAPKHRPAQPAGERKVISLKRRDDQEAASVRNRQAPSQSQSNAQPTQGQQQPVRKQLTAAKIAPEAKRSITEHLAPSSKQHHHHQQQQQQVTAAVPARALGGAAGAAAGGTPPKPRDMLRLGTPSDDEVELDYDVDDLLLDEEDRLLATPSPPPQQKASSKRSATPELLVVKRNHKVMRGGGGSSGSTSATSFSSGQRRVVLKPTSNGSSSSGGDQQQSSHGGRQRERRQREEHNALQRKSSAGGGGGSSSSSGTGGGIFDRLEKRQGASSGGGSSGGGGGGSSHKQRSKAPARIVLKHD
- the LOC108021787 gene encoding RNA-binding protein 33 isoform X1, whose amino-acid sequence is MSDINDDLLNYELGDDIDDQALLGADEDELLLSDEELEKDVTSEVKQQMRAEAEEWAQEQIRQHERKHKEQLQAGAAAAAVAVTATAAATASGVQRAEVAPARTYPEPTIPVPAPVHTPAAAAAAVASPAAVNPPSGTVEKQPKEIHAVAAEPADDLVAVTQKEPPVQQANEVAPPADCAELEARPNNGNGEEAAENAGSQSESELGLGLSSLLASSQESLPSAVSSASLISELPDPREDDEEREERTNYKTASERADSSMRQQLEHAHMSPYQHQQRRHHGHGDKPRVGGGGRFMHGQQQQQNQMGKPPRGIGTRHHLLRNPSPMFGVQQQRMGMAGMQPPPQRYGMPGNAPQPQHLALMSTPVGAASSAACLLPLTVPVSPLTLSIPQAHPSHQAHQQQQQTLNNPTFIPIPGQYPPTQPPNQSSQQAPTNTQQPHSAPASPLHTPTHSHMMHHSHNPNGGVPPHLLTHPHEQVRVGLLQPPPLAYAPNPGGYRNGALLGPGPGPGPHQQHQSPHQQQTGMRPPLYRNAPPSYGYDQGHPPQHPPQFMRPHNGWRPQGDNSRMQRPPLQTLPLHMMPGAPPNYANGMGMRGPPPQQSPQQQQQQPAPQQSGHPSQQPGNPGQPQPQPNGPPQQQQQGSSSVPRVSKVLINPNFKGGVEAATNKFIKETHFMPAINSEAELLRQQEEFINKNRQYFEKRRMERSPPSAGSNSGAVASGQAGERRRTRSRSRSRGRSYSPVKRMERERDRERERERDRERERDRERDRERYGANRPPGPRGGFRRASSRDRDENRGSASAASAQGAGGVPASGAAPPKRRRSGSAGSGAVRNPFSGEPRGRPSESGSRSMPSDEDEETRNYRLEIEKQKQLREKIMRDKELKRRRAAEEKLHEEKRAEQHSSPARDDQEVAAGQGSAVSTAGAPKHRPAQPAGERKVISLKRRDDQEAASVRNRQAPSQSQSNAQPTQGQQQPVRKQLTAAKIAPEAKRSITEHLAPSSKQHHHHQQQQQQVTAAVPARALGGAAGAAAGGTPPKPRDMLRLGTPSDDEVELDYDVDDLLLDEEDRLLATPSPPPQQKASSKRSATPELLVVKRNHKVMRGGGGSSGSTSATSFSSGQRRVVLKPTSNGSSSSGGDQQQSSHGGRQRERRQREEHNALQRKSSAGGGGGSSSSSGTGGGIFDRLEKRQGASSGGGSSGGGGGGSSHKQRSKAPARIVLKHD